From a region of the Candidatus Azobacteroides pseudotrichonymphae genomovar. CFP2 genome:
- a CDS encoding N-acetylmuramoyl-L-alanine amidase family protein produces MNKIKIMLVMFSILFGVRGIAEQVNVVINPCHGGKDPGALHNQLKEKDVNLQVALLLQQELKKENITSALTRSEDTYVSLDDRVDFSNSLKPDLFISIQCNAVVSKATTTRGIEITMHPKEKGSPFCQTINTMMEKIGKQVADMGIPNRGVNFKDLYVIRNINSPAIMVGIEYITNPVAATLLETKQLEFAKILSEAIVNFIGKKH; encoded by the coding sequence ATGAATAAAATTAAAATCATGCTTGTCATGTTCTCTATACTATTCGGAGTTAGAGGGATAGCAGAACAAGTAAATGTGGTAATAAATCCGTGTCATGGAGGGAAAGATCCTGGAGCTTTACACAATCAATTGAAGGAAAAAGATGTAAATCTACAAGTAGCTCTATTGCTACAACAGGAATTAAAGAAGGAAAATATAACGTCAGCATTGACAAGAAGTGAAGATACTTATGTTTCTCTTGATGATAGAGTTGATTTTTCTAATTCTCTTAAGCCAGACCTTTTTATTTCCATTCAATGTAATGCAGTTGTATCTAAAGCAACTACAACTAGAGGAATAGAAATAACTATGCATCCTAAGGAAAAAGGTTCACCATTTTGTCAAACCATTAATACAATGATGGAAAAGATAGGCAAACAGGTTGCTGATATGGGGATACCAAACAGAGGAGTAAATTTTAAAGATCTATATGTAATACGCAATATTAATTCTCCAGCAATAATGGTAGGGATTGAATATATCACTAATCCAGTTGCTGCAACTCTTCTTGAGACAAAACAGCTTGAATTTGCTAAAATATTATCGGAAGCAATAGTTAATTTTATTGGAAAAAAACACTAA